The DNA sequence CATTGCTGGATCGTCTCTAGTGAAGTCCGCGATCTTTGGCCGTGATCCCAACTGGGGACGCATTGCGGCGGCAGCGGGTCGGGCAGGCGTTCCCTTTGAGCAAGAAAACCTGCGGATTAAGCTGGGCGATTTCCTGATGATGGAATACGGGCAGCCGTTGGCCTACGATCGCGCCGCCGCGAGTGCTTACCTCAAGCAAGCATCTGAAGGGGAGTATCTGAAAGCCGATACCGTCCTGATTTCGGTGAGCGTGGGCAACGGCTCCGGCACAGGAACCGCTTGGGGATGCGACCTCAGCTACGATTACGTGCGAATTAACGCCGAATACACCACCTGATCACCACCCGATTATCAATTCAAGCACTGTTGACGGTTCTGCTGACGAGGTTGGCGGAACCGTTTGACATTTTAGGTGTACTAATGCTGTCCGCAGAGCCGAACGAATTCGTCTAGGATAGGTGAAGCAAAATAATCATCATTAGCTCTAGGTCAATCCTTCTGGGACGGGTGTATGGCTCAGTCAAAATTGCGAACATTGGGCGAATATTTGCGACCGTATTGGCGCGAAAGTTCGTTGGGAGTGGCAGCTTTACTCGTCGTCAACGGTGTCGGAGCCTATATTCCGCAACTTATTCGGCAGGGGACGAATGAGCTGGAGGTCGCCTTCGACTTCGATCGGATTGTGTACTACTCCATTTTGACGTTGGTGCTGGCCTCGATCATGCTGGTGGTGCGGATGGTGTCGCGCATTTTGCTGTTTGGCGTGGGGCGGCAGGTGGAGTTTGATCTGAAGCAGAAAATCTTTGAGCATTTGCTGCAAATGGAGCCTGCCTACTTTAGCCGCAATACGGCGGGAGATTTGATCAGTCGCGCGACCAGTGACGTAGACAATATTCGGCGTTTACTGGGATTTGCGGTGCTGAGTTTGGCCAACACCGTCTTTGCCTATGCGTTGACCGTGCCGTTTATGCTGGCGATTGATGGCAAGCTGACCCTGCTGGCACTAACGGTGTATCCGGTGATGTTTTTTATCACCTACCTGTTTAGCGATCGCCTTCGTAACGAACAGTTGGCGGTGCAGGAAGAAACCTCGCGCATTAGCGAACTGATTCAGGAAGACATGAGCGGGATCGCACTGATCAAGATCTACGCCCAGGAAGAGAACGAACGACGCGCATTTCGTACGCTCAATAATCGCCTGCTCAATGCGAACTTAGAACTCGCCCGGACTCGAAACATTCTCTTTCCCCTGTTCGGCGGATTAGCGAGTATTAGTCTCTTGGCAGTGCTGTGGGCCGGATCAGGGGCGATCGCCGATGGCATGCTGAGTATTGGTGATTTTGTCGCAATGCTGCTTTATGTTGAGCGTCTTGTATTCCCCACAGCGATCCTAGGCTTCACCATTACGGCCTACCAGCGAGGAGAGGTCAGTATTGATCGGGTGGAATATATTTTGCAGGCTCAACCCCAGATTGCAGATCCGCCAGGGGCGATCGCCCTACCTGTTGAAGAGGTTCAGGGATCTCTGAGAGCAAACCATCTCAACTATCTCTATCCCGATATGCCTCGTCCGTCCTTATCGGATGTGACCTTTGAGATTCAGCCCGGAGAGACTGTGGCAATCGTGGGGCCGATTGGATCGGGTAAGTCCACTCTGGCGAATGCTTTGCCCCACCTGCTGAACATTGCGCCTAACCAGTTGTTTCTAGACGGTATTGATATTACTCAGATCAAGCTCCATGACTTGCGACGGGCGATCGCCTACGTGCCGCAGGATAGTTTTCTGTTTAGTACCACGATCAAAAACAACATTCGTTATGGTGATCCCCTGAGTGAGCAAACCGAGGTGGAGTATGCGGCCAAGAATGCCCAAATCCATCAGGAGATTCTGAACTTTCCGCAGCAGTACAAAACCATTGTGGGCGAACGGGGGATCACCCTTTCCGGGGGGCAACGCCAGCGCACCGCCCTGGCCCGCGCCCTGCTGGTGGATGCCCCAATCCTAATCCTGGATGACTCTCTCTCTAGCGTCGATAATCAAACCGCAACCGCCATTCTCAAAAGTCTCTCGGAGGGAACCCAGCGCAAAACTGTGCTGTTTATTTCCCACCAAATGTCAGCAGCGGCAGGGTGCGATCGCATTTTGGTGATGGATCAGGGACAGATTGTCCAATCGGGAACCCACACGGAATTGCTAAGCCAAGGCGGACTGTACTTGGAACTGTGGGAACAACACAAGTTGGAAGAAGTGCTGCAATAACCGAGATCCGTAATTTGTTATATCAAGACTCAATTCCTGTTTCAGGGAGAGGAACGAATCGTTGAGACTTGCCAAACCCTAGATGGGATTCGTCCTTGGGCAGGGCTATACGCTTTGATTTGGGTGAGAGCGACTCGTAACTTACTGAAAGGGGAGAACGAAAGAGCCCTACTTCCTAGTTTCTTAGATTAGCTGAATCGCTTGTGCCCAAATTTGACCCCAAGCGATTT is a window from the Synechococcales cyanobacterium T60_A2020_003 genome containing:
- a CDS encoding ABC transporter ATP-binding protein yields the protein MAQSKLRTLGEYLRPYWRESSLGVAALLVVNGVGAYIPQLIRQGTNELEVAFDFDRIVYYSILTLVLASIMLVVRMVSRILLFGVGRQVEFDLKQKIFEHLLQMEPAYFSRNTAGDLISRATSDVDNIRRLLGFAVLSLANTVFAYALTVPFMLAIDGKLTLLALTVYPVMFFITYLFSDRLRNEQLAVQEETSRISELIQEDMSGIALIKIYAQEENERRAFRTLNNRLLNANLELARTRNILFPLFGGLASISLLAVLWAGSGAIADGMLSIGDFVAMLLYVERLVFPTAILGFTITAYQRGEVSIDRVEYILQAQPQIADPPGAIALPVEEVQGSLRANHLNYLYPDMPRPSLSDVTFEIQPGETVAIVGPIGSGKSTLANALPHLLNIAPNQLFLDGIDITQIKLHDLRRAIAYVPQDSFLFSTTIKNNIRYGDPLSEQTEVEYAAKNAQIHQEILNFPQQYKTIVGERGITLSGGQRQRTALARALLVDAPILILDDSLSSVDNQTATAILKSLSEGTQRKTVLFISHQMSAAAGCDRILVMDQGQIVQSGTHTELLSQGGLYLELWEQHKLEEVLQ